Below is a window of Quercus robur chromosome 6, dhQueRobu3.1, whole genome shotgun sequence DNA.
CTTTCGATCGGGtccctttgttttttgttcctCAATAAATTAAGTACAAAATATTATTCaggaacaatatatatatatataacacagaCATATTGTTCATCAAGTAATCAACCCTATTGTCTACATCAGGGTATGGTCTTCTTATTGTTGTCATAAACTCATAATTAATTgatcatgacttttttttttccttcttccagTTATGATAATGCAAGAAATAGATCGAGTACATGCCACTGTGACCGGTTTGATGGGTGTTATACATTAGTAATAATATTGCGCCTCCATGCTCCAAACATTTGTGTACTCGATCGTGTTGATGTTTATTACTACGTACAAGAGCAAACACAGTGTGACACACTCCACGGCCTAAGAACCTTAACTATAGGTAAGAAGAATGATTGAAAGAGAAAGGAGAAGAGTTAAGAGACACCCACTAGTATACCACCATTTCTGTATGTAAATAACAATGACATTCCTCACAAAGTCATGCATAACACGTGACTTAGGTAGTGGAAGTAACGTTCCAAACGTTGCActtttttttgacaagaacGGTACACCTAATTAGTTTCCAACTTATAAGATTTAAAATTTGTGgcaatttttttatcatcataaaCCCTTATTAAgaataagaatttttatttttattttccctacaaattaattctaatattttattcagtGAATGTGAATGAATGATGGGAATTAGAGAAGCTTTAAAAATACTCCTACCTAAAAGAGggggaaatatatatatatatatatatatatgtgtgtgtgtgtgtgtttttgagaaataataacCAAATGAGTTActattacataattttagagCTTGTTTTCAACTAAatgaattataataataataataataataaaaataataaaaataaaatgcataatttgtatatttttccttttagataatatctctaattaaaataatcaataaaaaaatatctatatttttttttataattccttatttattaatgaagagGGTGATTTGAACTCAAGCAGTTAAATAATCTTTTCTAATACTTGCATAAATAAGGTTTTgctaaaataattaattccaaacttaagattaaaaaatcaattgtatttgtacaccaaaaacaaatttcGTATTTAAGTCTTATTTTGGTATTTCAATCATCTATTTTAGTattgattttatttaaatggTTAACACTCTAACCTATACAACTTGAGTAATGTCTTTAATTATATTGTGCTTTAGCCTTTACgaacatatatattaatattatacatgaaaaaataataaatttaataattaaaatatttgaaaacaaaattaagccaaaatcccaattcattaatgaaaaaatatccaaaattccaaactttaaaaaaaaaaaaaaaaaaaagttaagtaaGTATAGACTTACATAAGAATTTGGATCGGTGGATCtaatttaccaaaatattatctataatgtaaattgatatattaggaattctaaattgaatttagttcgactttcaaaaaaaatacagtTATGAAAATTTCATAGGAATCTTACCTTAAATTATATGATCTAAAAGGATATAGGAGGAATTCcacatactaagaaattaacataagtttctcaaaaaaaaaaaaaaaaaaaacataaagcaCAAATATaatgttaaaatataaaaatagataaataatgataaaatcttaacaatcaataattaaaagtaACTTGAAATCAAATTGCATTACAGCACATGAAAGACATGTTTTGAACAAGATTTTTCGTAGTGATAGtcaattgaaaaaaacaaaacacttgCAAACTAAATACATAGAATAACCAAAAcctaaaacacacaaaatagtTCAAAGTTGagaatttagaaaaataataaaaaacttaccTAAGAGAAACCAAGAACTTAAATAGGTGTCCcttgttttgcttctttatagtagaaaatttttgataatagatttttagttgggataggaattaaatttctaaaacttagatgTATGTTCCATGttttgtttaaacacttatgGTTACTTCAtcaaaagaaattgataagaacaaataagttgttttgtctattaagtattaactaaaatttagatgcatgttgcatgttttgttaaaaacacttagggtctgtttagatatcgcttattgctgaaaactgaaaattgaaaactgaaaatactgtagtaaaataatttttaaatgtgtgaataatatcgtgggacccaattttgaagaaaaatttgctgaatTAGACAacttgtgggtcccatgaacagtgcacgggatcCACTGACAACACCGATTCCAGTGTTGAAAACGCCAAAACACAGCTTATCGGATGTATCCAAATGGGtacttattgttactttatttaaagaaatttataagaataaataagttgTTGTCTTTATCAACTGAAGCTTAGATATGTTTTGctaaaacacttattgttattttatttaaagaaactgataagaacaaataagttgaTGTCTCTATTTAAAAGCTGTTTTTATccctttcaaaaataaaaaactgtttttatcaaaaatatttatgtaagttggTGGAGCTACTTGGCGCAACCATGAttggttgaattttttattctcataaaTTGTTTTGCTAATGAATAGTAGGTCATCAAACGAAGAGAACCACTATTCATTAgcaaacaattttttcttaatgAATAGTGATTTAGAGATGTTGGAGCAACTTTTGTGGATTTATTCTCCAAATTTTGGGTGTAGAGAACTTGTCAGAGATGCTCTTAATCACATGATTTGCAAATAATTCAACCATATTACCTATAATATTGAAAACACCATTACTGCCAGTGTCATGTACATATCACATGGTTGAACCTCTAGGTAAGGAGTTATAATTGTTCAGATTGAAAATCCAATGAAATGATTAAATTGACACTATGTCAAAGTTGAGGagtattcagccaaaaaaaaaaaaaaaggtttaggaGTGAAATTTGATGAATTCCCTAAAAGATAGCAACACGTGTTACGTGAGTTTCACTCGCTAGATTATGAATACAATGTTTTAGCTAGAAATGGTGAAACTGGAGCTAATCAACTCattaggaaataataaaaaaaaaaccaaatcacatACTTACTTGCTCCTATTTAcagtttaaaaatataatgaaattaaaatgagtttttaatattttatcatacAGAGTACAGACAACCTAATGCGGGTGTTAGAGATTGTCACTACTCACTAGTCATTGGATAATCACAAAGCCAAAAGAAATCCTACTTGGATTAATATTGGAGTGGATAACTAAACGTTATTGTTAAGCACACAATAATTTTGACAAGAATTGACATGGGCCATTGTGATATGACATCACATTTAGCTCTTCCGCAGctaataccacttttataatGCACTACCTAATATAGAAAATGTCAATAAACATGAAaagtattacaaaataaatatatatatatataatttgactaTATTGCTTCTCTTCCaggataatttttgtttattattggccactaattaattttggtatagataactgttttttttttttaaatgttaggACAAGATAAGAGACACGCGtgtcatttatatatatatatgtgtgtgtgtgtgaaactccgTTTTGGAAACCTGAACTTCGGTTCTTGTTTCCATActtcacaaacacttatatttgtgaagtgATATCGTATCAAAAGTGTACTGCGGTACGCTTGTCACTTATTTTGCTTTGGGATGAGATCTCCTCCCATTAaattctccaatttttttttctatttttttttaaaaatgttttaattcttgtaattaaaaatcaaataaatgacATGTGATGCATATCAGactaaaaatggaaagaaatccGAAATTTAATTGGAGTGATTCATTTTCTAGTCAATCTTTTccaaattgttttatttattactttctaCCTAAGGTGGACAAAAGCATGCTTAGACTTAAACTTGGTTCAAGCACTCCAGTGCAATAGAACCAACACGATTCGAACATATGGCAAAAGTAAAAACACGTGTTTGTATCATGTTGTAGACTtatttgttctttaaaaaaaataaatatacataattcaaaataaaaaacgaaaaaaaCGGGTGTCAAACGCAGCTTGGTCCGTGGAACTCGAAACCCCCACAAGCCCACATTCCCAacacatcatttttttctaCCATAAAACTATTCATTCACCCATCAAAAAGCTAAAGTAAACCCCAACCCCCCAtcattcactctctctctccctttcatTCTGTCCGTCCATCTCTCAAACCCAGCTTCTTCTGTGACACCCATAGAGAATTTTAGAAAAACTAAAACCAATAgccaaaccaaaaccaaaacaatgaCCGATTCATAGgtcaacctaaaaaaaaaaagaagcaaaagaaaacacattcacacaaaaacaaaacacaatcttCAAACACTTTCATTTGTGGAATATACCCCAATTTGTCCCCAACACACAAAAAACCCTTTCacacctccaaaaaaaaaaaaaaaaaaaaaatctatcaatCAATCTCGTTGAAGCTCCAGAACCCAGTTCAGCTCTTCCTTACACAAACCTAGATCTATGTTCTCTATCCTCAATACGATATCGTTTCGTTTCAGATccagtttataaattttaaaaaaaaaagagaaaaaaaaaaaaaaagaaaaacaatggaTATAGATGATTTCAGAACGATTCTAGAGAGTTCAGGTGTGGATGTGTGGACGTTTATAGAGACGGCGATTTCGGTGGCGTCTATGGATTATGGTAGCGAGTTGAAGCAACGGAGAGATGGGATCGTTGAGAGGCTCTACGCTGCGACGGCGTCGTTTCAGTCTCGCTGTCAGAATTGCGATGAAGATGACGGTGATAACGGTAACGCCGTTAATCTCAATCGGAGACAACAGAATAGTAATAGTATTGGTAATGAAGCGAAGACGACGACGGAGACAGAGACgacggcggcggcggcggcggtgaGAGATGACGACGGCAGCGAGGATTTGGATCCGTATTGTGGTTTGTTCGAAGATCAGCAAAAGAGGATTCTCGAAATTAAAGAACATCTCGAAGATCCTCAAcaggtttggttttgtttttttttttttatatatttatttaaatttagtatgcttattttttgcttttgtttttaatgttttaattgTGTGTGTAACAGACTGAGGAATCGTTGGTTGAATTGCTTCAAACTCTAGCTGATATGGATATTACATTCCAAGAGCTAAAGGTAAATTTCACTATGTAacattctttatcttttttattttttcaatttttttattgttagatttgtaattattttaatttttctattttaggaGACTGATATAGGGAGGCATGTGAATCGATTGAGAAAGAATTCATCGAATGATGTGAGGAGATTGGTGAAGCTGCTAGTCAGGTCTTGAAGAAtaaccaaaaaattttcaagtcaTTGGATAATGAGATGTGAAGAATAATGGGTTTTTCCTGAAttggtttatttttgtttgtgtttttaggAAGTGGAAGGATATTGTGGATGAATGGGTGAAGTTGAATCAACCTGGGGAACACACTTCCTCTGCTTTAATGGGTAACACTCTTTGTACTATTTGGAATGAAGTTAATTTCAGTTTCTCCTTTGGGTAAGTAAAAATGAGTGCAAATTGCATTATAGAAAGTAAGTTAAAATTggtaattgttgttgttggcaGCTGATGGAGACTCACCTCAGCAGAAAGTTACTCAAAATGGTTATCACCAGGTTGAAGaaatctttcattttttgtagGAACAGTTTGTTTAGGTGTTGTACGGTTTCCCAgttaaattcaaacacttgCTGCATTTGTCATTGCAGTTCAAACATTGTTATATTTTAAAGGACAATTAATTGGGGAATGTAACGTATAGCATCTAAGGAACTGAATTTaagttttgttctttatttttgtgattCTCGAACCAACTAATTTGCTCTGtctgggaggaaaaaaaaactgttgGAAAATGGGTTTCGTTTTAGAGGTTTCTAATATTCTGTTCTTTTGTAGGTTCCTGATTTTGCATACTCTCCAAATCCACACAGTGAGTGTAGAATCAGATTCCAAGTTCAACTTTTGagctttgtgtgtgtgtgtttttgtttggaGTTTGAATGATCCAACTTGCTTGCACAGATGGGAGTTCTGGGTCAGATAAGTATAATTCAGAATCTGAGCCAAAGCCGAAAGTGATTCCTCGGAAAGAAGCTCCTCCTGCTAGAGCAGCACCTGTATCTGCCTCAGCACATCAAAATGTATGAATACCAAATTAAGAGTCTCTAGCTCTAATGTTTGGTTGATTATCATTTGGAgtaagaaaattagtttttgaAGGATTTGATTCCAAAAATATGAGAAACTAAACTCAATTGCAtcaaatagtttagtttagCTCAATTGAATGGGAGGTGTAAGTTTTCCCATGATGCTCCCTAATAGTATGAAGTTtgagatatttttaatttcttgccaACCAAATGGATTGTGAATGTTATTTAACTGAATTTGAATCACTTCATTGGGATTTTGCAGAGACAAAGAGAACAACAAAAGGATGTTGACTCTGAAAAACTGGCTTCAGCAAGAAAAAGGCTTCAAGAGAATTACAAGGAAGCTGAAAATGGTtcacttattttcttttctgcttCTACTCTAATTTTACTGGATTCATCAATTTGGGCTTATGCTGAAgctgtttgtgtttgtgtgttttactTTGGTGAAGCCAAAAGGCAAAGAACGATTCAGGTGATGGACATCCATGAGATCCCAAAACCCAAGAATGCCTTCTTTGGAAAGAACAAAGGTGGTAGTGGTGGCGGTTCTCACGGGAGGCACTGGTGACTGAATACGGCAAATCATACATACTAAAGGGTACATGATGGAGGCCGGAAAGGCCAAAACCGGTTGTGCCTCTTACATTGTTTTTTGGAGTTAAGAAAACGAAAacaataacactttttttttgttaatttacttaataacaaaaattaaaatgacttatttgggaatattttgttaatttacttaataacaaaaattaaaatgacttATTTGGGAATAGTGATTTCAAAGTGTTAAAAAGTTTTTAGGTTTTCAATAGCGGGAAACTCTAGTGGGGCACATGCACTCACACCCAAATCCACAACAATCTTAAGTGTCAATTATTGGCGCACTAAATTCACTTTTTCACCAAGTGCAAGAGGTGGTCTCTTGTGTTAAGTGTTGAAATCCAATTATATGTTGACATTAAAGCATGTTGTAAAATTGGGTGAGTTTGTAGGTGGATAATTCATTAGTGTGGCTATTGGAGCATTGAAAAAGGGATATAGCGCAACTTGGTAGCAAGCACGTTTGTTTTGTTGGGTACAAAATGTCACTgagtttaaattttcaaatcttgTTATATcggtttaaaatttaaaaaaaattaaaaaaaaaaaaaaaaaccccttaaTGACTAGTCTTTTATGGTGTTGTATCATAAGTTCCTTAGTTAAATTTGACCTGTAAGTTATTGATCAATATAGCTCAACAATTCGGCTTATTGATCAATGCAACATAATCATGTGATATATTGAATTATTAGTCAATACCCATTCTTGTGTATAATTATAGTCACGTGGATAAATCTAATCGAAGAACAAGTAAAGTGAGGAAGTTAAATGAAGGATAGATGAGATGGGGACCTTTTTTCTCATTTGGTTGAAGAGAAATGAGAGAGGATGGAAAGTGGTAAAGTGAGGAAGTTAACATTTTTTGTCTGTTTGAACTGAGTGCAAAAGGGGACACAAATAATGGTCCTCATTCTCTACTGTCATCAGGTCGGGTCACTTTGCTTTGCCTTGTTGTCATTTGCATTGACCATATGAATGATGCGAGCTCTACTTGCCAAGCTTATATGGGTTTCATAGGAGACATTGAAATCCATTTTACCTTcttttactcttttattttttaatttttttcagggTCAGCTCTGGtttttgatcttgtattttttggttataacgttttatttttttattaaataaaattatataataaggaCGTAATAATATTTTGTACAAATTATAATTccaatcttttccttttttctttcagcCAAACGATAGATTCTTTCATACTTTCACTCTTTTTATCATTCTTATCAagcatataaaagaaaaaataaataaaaatattatattcctttcatttttcCATCTTTTCAATATTATCCATCCTTTACTTTATCATTCCTTCAACCAAAAATATCAGgatgaatatgtatatatatatatatatatatatatatgggttgggataatttttatattcccttaaaaaaaattcttttcctTATAATTTGGATTGGGAGGGGCAGTAAAGAGTGAAAACCAGAaaatgaagcttttttttttttttttttattggaaaagaatagaaaaaaaaaatccctcataATAGTGTGGATAGAACTTCAATATTATTAGGCTACaaagggaaaattattgaatattttggaaatattataaatgcataattttctttttcatatgaATTGTGGAtctcattataaatttaattagtgtgaTTAATAATCATGTGAGAAAAGAGAGTACACATTTATAATATTCTAAGAGTACTTAATAATTATCTGCTACAAATATGATACAAAAAAAAGCATCTTTACGCAAAGTCTGGATAACTACCACAAAATCCGGAATGGATAAGATGGAAGATCtgtctattgttttttttttttttacccaatgAATTTGGTCTCTTGCAGCTCCGATGGGATGAGTGATGATACAAATGGTGCCAACCCATAAGTCAATTGACCTTTATAGCAAGTGAAGGGTCAAGGTTTTGGGTGTTGGTGGTGGGGCTTGGTTGGATTGAAATTAGGTGCAATACCTAAGGTGCATGTAATTGGTATGGATGGTTGAGATTTAAAGTTGTAAAAATGTAACTttaaatctcaaccattaaatataaaaaatgagaaaaagtaaaaaagcaaagataaaaaagtaaaaaaagtaattaaaaaaaataagaagaaggtgAAGGACTTGGTGAATTGCATTTAGCAATTGCACCGGATCCCAATCCTTGGTTTGTGTAATGGGGTTTGGTTGGAGCTGCTCTGGCTTCAATTATTATAAGTtagtatttgatttatttatttatttaataaagtttATAATATTGGGAGTGAAGGTTCCAAGAAATTGAGATTGAAGTTTAAAAAGTCAAAAGAGGCCGGTTGGTTAATggttatgatatatatatatatatatataaagtgtttATTTAAAAGGGTGATATCACCGAAGGGGtcttggatttgtttttttttttttttttttgcacaagGTCTTGTATTTGTTAAGATCCTTGAAAGCTTGAAATGGAAAAGCACGCAcagctaagagagagagaatatttgaGGCTGACGCATGATATTAAAAGACAGCTCTCCCAAAGTGACAACAATACATTATTACATTTGCTTAACCTTCATGAGCTCAAGTGATTAGGTGTCTAGTGGATGTTTATGTGTTAGGCCATTTGAATTTCGATCAATTTTGcttccaaaatatatatatatatatatatatatttatatttatatttatcaaaTTTGTATTATTGAGATTATACTGttagtttattattatcaatttatctaagtttatttatttttatatcttaaccttacaaaagtttagaggaggggggatttgatatatttttttcatgggGATTAGGGAAGATCAAGTAATTTTACTGAACTACAAAattgttgatttattttgaattttataataatttttttaaaataaaataaggtaatgaaaataaattcattttaaatcACTTTAATGCAAGttttgctataaaaaaaaattactccgTTGATATTGCTTGATTTTTCTAACTAGACATGCTAAGTTACATCCGTTGAAAATGAGGGTTTTGATGAGTGCAATTATTACCTCATTTGGGCAATAGGGTCATTTTATTAttacaaattgaaataaattgaaTTCTCTTGagttaaatatttatatttagaagTGAAGCTTCTATCCAGTACTTCTGTATATTGGATGGGGACACAAGACTGACAATTGGTAATTTTAGAATACATATTGCATGCAAATTTGGAAGTGAGCCAAACCTATATTAACATTCATTTATCATAGAAATTggttcttttttattatcacctagaaaaatatactttctgtttataaatgaaatattaacTTGGATTGGGATACTAGAAAAAGagtaatatgaatttttttttcatgatcaaagtaatttaaattgcgaatcaaaatatatgaaaattttaatctaCATATTTGAAGTGGATATGAATTTTTGCCGTTATATTCAATCAACATATGAATAATGAAcaaatgtttaattttattgtaaGTTGAaattaagttatttatttacgtacaacttaaaaaaaaaaaaaaatatatatatatatatatatatatcttttcaggtacaattgtattttttctgtccaactaattttttaagctgaataaatcaataaaaataatttctcttaCCAAATattatgaagagagagagagagaattacaAATACAAATggacaataaaaaataaaaaataaattgatttttttttttaagaagttatACCAAtccatttactattttttaagaaataattacaatatgctactAATCCCGCAGTTCGAACCCTTTCCTTCTAgaccccaagcactttgtgcatgaggAGGTGTCAATTCAGCTAAAGGGGGGAAAAATTGTTAGTACATACATCCAATAATggcaggaaaaaagaaaagaaaagaaaagacagcGAGCTGAATAGAGAAGTAAAAGTCAAATTGACGTTTTCAACAACACAAATACAACTTTCGTCACTTCAATTTCTTTGCAGATTACTATTTCCaacatctctattttttatttcttttttctttctttattcttcatTCGAAAGAACATAAGAAAATTTTGGGAGAAAAGCAGGGAAAGAACAGCTACAAATTTAGTAATTACTAGCTAGAAATTAGGAAATCCACAATTTGGGTTGAATAACTTGAGTTGGTAGGGTAAGACTTTAGAGAGAGAATTAcaaactttcttttcttttctttgtctttttaaaaataaattagttatTTAAGAGATTGATATGAGTCTACATTGGAGTCACTTAACACTtggttgaaagaaagattaatgctaaaagcacaatttttttgcaatcaATTATTACAATTGTTGACATTGCAAATTGTGATTGGGTAAACATCACTCTTATTAGATCCAATCATAATATGTCATCTTAgcaaattttgaaaagaaaaattgtgaaaatgtttgcATCTCAACTTATTGCcacacaaaaaaaggaaaaaaaaaaagtgtccgCCCTAATGTTTAATGATCAACACCATTTGCCCAAATTTTCGAGTTTGcttttaaaataagtaaataacagCAAGAACTTGATGTGAAAGCATAGCAGGCATTCAtaaatagaattaaaataagaaagagCTGATATAGCCCTTTGCGTGCAATATATGAAGATCAGCACCAATAACTTAAAAGGTAAATTCAAGAATAGAAAGGGAGGGGAGGAAGGGGAGAAGAAAATTACTCCATGTACTTATGGATACCAAATTTCATTATAATGCATGGGTTATAACTTTAGGGTAATTATTGAATATTcctggagtaccataaatataTACTCTTTCATTTCACATAATTgtgggtctcactaattaaatttatggtgggactCACAATTTATGTGAAAGGGAGgaatacgcatttatgatactcctaaagtattcaataattttcctataACTTATATATGCCATAACGCCAACATCAACCGGTTAATAAATTCAGAGGGGAAAAAATAATACTTGAAAATGTGGAGGAAAAATAAAGTCAATGCATGAACTAGTGCAATTCCTTGAATGAAAGGAGAATGTCATGCATGAGGCAAAGTTTTGCTCCAAAAACCATACCAGTCCAACATATGCAGCAATCCTACTTGACAGGATGATCAACTAAATGTAAATGATGAGTTACTGATGATGAAATTGCCTCCATATTAAAGTCATGCCTTGACACTCGTGTAAGTTGGCATTAGTGAGATTTGAGTTGCCTGTGATATTACCTGAAAGGAATTGTGTTGGGCAGACCATACCTGGTCAATcaaaaagaatgaagagaatGCTTTAGATTAGAGGCATATGAAAAGGCTTAGGGTTCTTTGCATACGGACAGTATGGAAGTGATGGATATGGATTAAAAGTAATCAAGGTATGACACACTTCTCTAATGTCATTCCTAACCTTGATTTAAGGCAAAAATCTACTTCTTTGTATCACCAATGATCTCACATTGCACCTCTTACCTTATTAGGATCAAaattctcaataaaataatacatctGCAACATGCATGATGTATAATGAGGATTATGACTCATCTAATTCTAATATAACTTTCTCAATAGCCTAAAAATCATACTTTTCTAACATTCAAATTG
It encodes the following:
- the LOC126733301 gene encoding probable mediator of RNA polymerase II transcription subunit 26c isoform X1, producing MDIDDFRTILESSGVDVWTFIETAISVASMDYGSELKQRRDGIVERLYAATASFQSRCQNCDEDDGDNGNAVNLNRRQQNSNSIGNEAKTTTETETTAAAAAVRDDDGSEDLDPYCGLFEDQQKRILEIKEHLEDPQQTEESLVELLQTLADMDITFQELKETDIGRHVNRLRKNSSNDVRRLVKLLVRKWKDIVDEWVKLNQPGEHTSSALMADGDSPQQKVTQNGYHQVPDFAYSPNPHNGSSGSDKYNSESEPKPKVIPRKEAPPARAAPVSASAHQNRQREQQKDVDSEKLASARKRLQENYKEAENGSLIFFSASTLILLDSSIWAYAEAVCVCVFYFGEAKRQRTIQVMDIHEIPKPKNAFFGKNKGGSGGGSHGRHW
- the LOC126733301 gene encoding probable mediator of RNA polymerase II transcription subunit 26c isoform X2 produces the protein MDIDDFRTILESSGVDVWTFIETAISVASMDYGSELKQRRDGIVERLYAATASFQSRCQNCDEDDGDNGNAVNLNRRQQNSNSIGNEAKTTTETETTAAAAAVRDDDGSEDLDPYCGLFEDQQKRILEIKEHLEDPQQTEESLVELLQTLADMDITFQELKETDIGRHVNRLRKNSSNDVRRLVKLLVRKWKDIVDEWVKLNQPGEHTSSALMADGDSPQQKVTQNGYHQVPDFAYSPNPHNGSSGSDKYNSESEPKPKVIPRKEAPPARAAPVSASAHQNRQREQQKDVDSEKLASARKRLQENYKEAENAKRQRTIQVMDIHEIPKPKNAFFGKNKGGSGGGSHGRHW